A region of Salvelinus sp. IW2-2015 unplaced genomic scaffold, ASM291031v2 Un_scaffold4099, whole genome shotgun sequence DNA encodes the following proteins:
- the LOC112076876 gene encoding cytotoxic T-lymphocyte protein 4, with protein MSLSLLTFLCLGLCLPVWNALKVSQPYRVVSHRGEVELFCSYHHTGRHEPEELRIALYRGMYGEQEEQKVCTSSFTNTNTDFQTEGEAERTVRCRGQLEPGKVNLTISGLRGNDTDLYRCAIEVLYPPPYLRTFGNGTLLYITEEPECFTPEAQRRDDVTGETSVRLPLAGLAAATILIVISAIVILFVHQVLQRKRRFETIIPMASQNDGRFDYGNFQ; from the exons ATGAGTCTCAGCCTGTTGACATTTCTCTGTCTCGGTCTTTGCCTCCCAGTGTGGAATG CCCTGAAGGTTTCCCAGCCGTACCGTGTGGTGAGTCATCGTGGTGAGGTGGAGTTATTCTGCTCCTACCACCACACGGGGAGACATGAACCGGAGGAGCTAAGGATCGCTCTGTATCGGGGGATGTACGGCGAGCAGGAAGAACAGAAGGTGTGCACCTCCTCCTTCACCAACACAAATACAGACTTCCAGacggagggagaggcagagaggacggTGCGTTGTCGAGGCCAGTTAGAGCCTGGCAAGGTGAACCTAACTATCTCTGGTCTCCGGGGTAACGACACTGACCTGTACCGCTGTGCCATAGAAGTCCTGTACCCTCCGCCATACCTCAGGACGTTTGGGAATGGCACCCTTCTCTATATAACAG AGGAACCAGAGTGCTTTACCCCAGAGGCCCAGAGAAGAGATGATGTAACGGGAGAGACGTCAGTCAGACTACCCCTAGCAGGACTGGCCGCTGCCACCATATTAATAGTCATCTCTGCCATTGTTATCCTCTTCGTTCATCAG GTtctacagaggaagaggagatttGAAACAATAATACCAATGGCGTCACAGAATGACGGAAGATTTGATTATGGGAACTTCCaatga